A genomic segment from Bradyrhizobium sp. CB1015 encodes:
- a CDS encoding MFS transporter, with product MSVFWLALGAFAIGTEGFVIAGLLPAIATDLSISVSAAGQLVTAYALTYAVGSPILAVALNNIDRRTVLALALSTFIAGNLAAMVASNYALLLASRMLMALGSGLCMPTALAVSVAVAAPERRGRAVALVTAGLTVATVIGVPFGNLVGSLFGWRATFAMVALIGAVALAGLLLGLPRGLPRNTASLGERLAVARHRNVVVALLITMLWALGGFTVFTYFAVPLRGLGFDASQISLALLVFGGAAAIGNMFGGVLADRLGTLATAGLGLAGMAGALILHSLVLKLMPAQAHYAVLGAIFLWGLSGWAFYPAQLASIIRIEPQASMIALSLNASSMYLGFAIGGALGGAVLATLSPTDLGWIGGTSVAASLLVHLARGWQARPKPVKIAG from the coding sequence ATGAGCGTGTTCTGGCTGGCCCTGGGGGCCTTCGCGATCGGCACAGAAGGCTTTGTCATCGCTGGACTTTTGCCAGCGATCGCCACCGACCTGTCGATTTCCGTCTCCGCCGCGGGCCAATTGGTCACGGCCTACGCCCTCACCTATGCGGTGGGCTCGCCCATCCTCGCAGTGGCGCTGAACAATATCGACCGCCGCACCGTGCTGGCCCTGGCTCTATCGACCTTCATCGCCGGTAACCTCGCCGCGATGGTCGCATCCAACTATGCCCTGCTGCTGGCCTCGCGGATGCTGATGGCGCTGGGCTCGGGGCTGTGCATGCCGACGGCGCTTGCCGTGTCCGTGGCGGTCGCCGCGCCCGAACGGCGCGGCCGCGCCGTGGCGCTCGTCACCGCGGGCCTCACGGTTGCGACCGTGATCGGCGTTCCCTTCGGCAATCTCGTCGGCAGCCTGTTCGGCTGGCGTGCAACCTTTGCCATGGTCGCCCTGATCGGCGCTGTTGCGCTCGCCGGCCTGCTGCTCGGCCTGCCACGCGGCCTGCCGCGCAATACGGCCTCGCTCGGCGAGAGGCTGGCGGTGGCGCGCCATCGCAACGTTGTGGTCGCGCTGCTGATCACGATGTTGTGGGCACTGGGCGGCTTCACGGTGTTCACCTATTTCGCAGTCCCGCTGCGTGGCCTCGGCTTCGACGCCTCGCAGATCAGCCTTGCTCTGCTGGTGTTTGGCGGCGCGGCGGCGATCGGGAACATGTTCGGCGGCGTCCTGGCCGACCGGCTCGGCACGCTCGCGACCGCAGGCCTCGGGCTCGCCGGGATGGCGGGCGCCCTGATCCTGCATTCGCTGGTCCTGAAGCTGATGCCCGCGCAGGCGCATTACGCGGTGCTCGGCGCGATCTTCCTCTGGGGCCTCTCGGGCTGGGCGTTCTATCCGGCCCAGCTCGCCAGCATCATCCGGATCGAGCCACAGGCTTCGATGATCGCGCTCTCGCTCAACGCCTCGTCGATGTATCTCGGCTTCGCCATCGGCGGAGCGCTGGGCGGCGCGGTGCTGGCCACCCTCTCGCCGACCGACCTCGGCTGGATCGGCGGAACGAGCGTTGCGGCATCGCTTCTGGTGCACCTCGCCCGCGGCTGGCAGGCGCGGCCAAAACCCGTCAAAATTGCCGGTTGA
- a CDS encoding CaiB/BaiF CoA-transferase family protein, with the protein MTGNEAELPLSGVTVVSLEQAIAAPLASRHLADWGARVIKIERPGTGDFCRDYDHVMNGMSSQFVWTNRSKESLAIDIKSPEGRKVLDALLPRADVFIQNLAPGAAERLGLDAASLLRRFPRLIACDVSGYGTDGPYSDKKAYDLLVQCEAGVLAINGTEAEPAKVGLSVVDIATGMYILNGLLMALYARERTGKGTAFQASLFDSITDWMSYPAFYTESTGRPLPRTGAKHATIAPYGPFRVGDGNTIFFGIQNDREWRSLCRIVLGDAALADDLRFRTNPLRMQNRDELQAHIEQRFASMTSEEVLRLLDEAAIANAHLNSVEAFLAHEQLHARARVRSVGSPCGEVMSFLPALTIPGVTPRMDPVPDVGEHNEAILGELGLVKGT; encoded by the coding sequence ATGACGGGGAATGAGGCGGAGCTGCCGCTGTCGGGAGTGACGGTGGTTTCGCTGGAGCAGGCGATCGCGGCGCCGCTGGCGAGCCGGCACCTCGCCGACTGGGGCGCGCGGGTGATCAAGATCGAGCGGCCGGGGACCGGCGATTTCTGCCGCGACTACGATCATGTGATGAACGGCATGTCGAGCCAGTTCGTCTGGACCAACCGTTCCAAGGAAAGCCTTGCCATCGACATCAAGAGCCCCGAGGGTCGCAAGGTGCTCGATGCCTTGCTGCCGCGGGCGGATGTCTTCATCCAGAATCTCGCGCCCGGCGCGGCGGAGCGGCTCGGCCTCGATGCCGCATCGCTGCTGCGCAGATTTCCGCGTCTGATCGCCTGCGACGTCTCCGGCTATGGCACTGATGGCCCCTACAGCGACAAGAAGGCTTACGATCTGCTGGTGCAGTGCGAGGCCGGCGTGCTCGCCATCAACGGCACCGAGGCGGAGCCGGCGAAGGTCGGGCTTTCCGTCGTCGATATCGCCACCGGCATGTACATCCTGAACGGCCTGCTGATGGCGCTGTACGCCCGCGAGCGGACCGGCAAAGGCACGGCGTTCCAGGCCTCGCTGTTCGATTCCATCACGGACTGGATGAGCTATCCCGCCTTCTACACTGAGAGTACCGGCCGGCCGCTGCCGCGCACCGGCGCCAAGCATGCGACGATCGCGCCTTACGGCCCTTTCCGGGTCGGCGACGGCAACACCATCTTCTTCGGTATCCAGAACGACCGGGAATGGCGGTCGCTGTGCCGCATCGTGCTCGGCGATGCCGCACTTGCCGACGACCTGCGCTTCCGCACCAATCCGCTGCGCATGCAGAACCGCGACGAGCTGCAGGCGCATATCGAGCAGCGCTTTGCATCCATGACCAGCGAGGAGGTGCTGCGGCTGCTGGACGAAGCCGCGATCGCCAACGCGCATCTGAATTCGGTCGAGGCTTTCTTAGCTCATGAGCAGCTTCATGCCCGCGCGCGGGTGAGAAGCGTGGGATCGCCGTGCGGAGAGGTGATGAGCTTCCTGCCCGCGCTCACGATTCCCGGCGTGACGCCGCGGATGGATCCGGTGCCTGACGTCGGCGAGCATAACGAGGCGATCCTCGGCGAACTCGGCCTCGTTAAGGGAACGTGA
- a CDS encoding ParA family protein, translating to MNVIVFASRKGGSGKSTLAAHLAAQIKASKQVMLVDADPQGSLTLWHKLRGTNEPPIKAAVNSVSGIVSAAKRDGYEWVLIDTPPNLSAVVDDAIKNATMVVIPARPGVFDVNAVQETIQMCRAARKPYAVVLNGAPAKRDEAESPIVTIAREALAKFRAPVWGGQITNRSDLLMALSHGEGAREYQAESRAAQEIARLWAAIERSVKAIRGTASASGAMHKQAA from the coding sequence ATGAACGTCATTGTTTTTGCATCGCGTAAAGGCGGCTCGGGCAAGAGTACCCTGGCTGCACATCTTGCTGCGCAGATCAAGGCAAGCAAGCAGGTCATGCTCGTGGACGCCGATCCGCAGGGCTCGCTCACGCTGTGGCACAAGCTGCGTGGCACCAACGAGCCGCCGATCAAGGCGGCCGTCAACTCCGTCAGCGGCATCGTCTCCGCTGCCAAGCGCGACGGCTACGAATGGGTGTTGATCGACACGCCGCCGAACCTGTCGGCCGTCGTCGACGACGCGATCAAGAATGCCACCATGGTGGTCATTCCCGCCCGGCCCGGCGTGTTCGACGTCAACGCGGTGCAGGAAACCATTCAGATGTGCCGCGCGGCGCGCAAGCCCTACGCGGTCGTGCTCAACGGTGCTCCGGCCAAGCGCGACGAAGCCGAAAGCCCGATCGTCACCATCGCCCGCGAAGCCCTGGCGAAATTCCGCGCTCCGGTGTGGGGCGGCCAGATCACCAATCGTTCGGATTTGTTGATGGCGCTGAGCCACGGCGAAGGCGCGCGCGAGTATCAGGCCGAGAGCCGTGCGGCTCAGGAAATCGCCAGGCTCTGGGCGGCGATCGAGCGTTCGGTGAAGGCTATTCGCGGCACGGCGTCGGCATCCGGCGCAATGCACAAGCAGGCTGCTTAA
- the greA gene encoding transcription elongation factor GreA, protein MEKVPMTQAGFVALGEELKQRQSVDRPRIIEHIAEARSHGDLSENAEYHAAKEEQSHNEGRIAELEDKLARADIIDISKLSGDTIKFGATVTLVDEDTEKKTVWQIVGEVEADAKKGRISITSPLARALIGKKKGATVEVNTPGGAKAYEITKVEWR, encoded by the coding sequence ATGGAAAAGGTTCCGATGACCCAGGCCGGCTTTGTCGCGCTCGGGGAAGAATTGAAGCAGCGCCAGTCCGTGGACCGTCCGCGGATCATCGAGCATATCGCCGAGGCGCGCTCGCACGGAGACCTGTCGGAAAACGCGGAATATCATGCCGCGAAGGAAGAGCAGTCGCACAATGAGGGCCGCATCGCCGAGCTCGAGGACAAGCTCGCGCGTGCCGACATCATCGACATCTCCAAGCTCTCCGGCGACACCATCAAGTTCGGCGCCACCGTGACGCTGGTCGATGAGGACACCGAGAAGAAGACGGTGTGGCAGATCGTCGGCGAGGTCGAGGCGGACGCCAAGAAGGGCCGCATCTCGATCACCTCGCCGCTCGCACGCGCATTGATCGGCAAGAAGAAGGGCGCCACGGTCGAGGTCAACACGCCGGGCGGCGCCAAGGCGTACGAGATCACCAAGGTGGAGTGGCGGTAA
- the trxB gene encoding thioredoxin-disulfide reductase: protein MSAPVHAKVVIIGSGPAGYTAAIYAARAMLEPILIQGIQPGGQLTITTDVENYPGFADVIQGPWLMEQMEKQAVHVGTKIVTDLVTKLETAQRPFRLTCDSGDVYLAEAVILATGAQARWLGLPSEAKFQGGGVSACATCDGFFYRGKEVIVVGGGNSAVEEALYLTNHASQVTIVHRRDHFRAERILQERLFKHPKIKVIWDAAVDEICGTENPNKVTHVRLKNVKTGALTNVKADGVFIAIGHAPATELVKDQVKLKPSGYVEVAPNSTATSVPGLFAAGDVADETYRQAVTAAGLGCMAALEAERFLALRASERAAAE, encoded by the coding sequence ATGTCCGCTCCTGTTCATGCAAAGGTCGTCATCATCGGCTCCGGCCCGGCCGGCTACACCGCCGCGATCTACGCCGCGCGCGCGATGCTGGAGCCGATCCTGATCCAGGGCATCCAGCCCGGCGGGCAGCTCACGATTACAACCGACGTCGAGAACTATCCCGGCTTTGCCGACGTGATCCAGGGCCCCTGGCTGATGGAGCAGATGGAGAAGCAGGCGGTCCATGTCGGCACCAAGATCGTCACCGACCTGGTCACCAAGCTGGAGACGGCGCAGCGGCCGTTCCGCCTCACCTGCGACAGCGGTGACGTCTATCTCGCCGAGGCCGTGATCCTGGCCACCGGCGCGCAGGCGCGCTGGCTCGGGCTGCCGTCGGAAGCCAAGTTCCAGGGCGGCGGCGTGTCGGCCTGCGCCACCTGCGACGGCTTCTTCTACCGCGGCAAGGAAGTCATCGTGGTCGGCGGCGGCAACAGCGCGGTCGAGGAAGCCCTGTACCTCACCAACCATGCCTCCCAGGTCACGATCGTGCATCGTCGCGATCACTTCCGGGCCGAGCGCATCCTGCAGGAGCGCCTGTTCAAGCATCCGAAGATCAAGGTGATCTGGGACGCCGCCGTCGACGAGATCTGCGGCACCGAGAACCCCAACAAGGTCACCCATGTCCGGCTCAAGAACGTCAAGACCGGCGCGCTCACGAACGTGAAGGCCGACGGCGTCTTCATCGCCATCGGCCATGCGCCGGCGACCGAGCTCGTCAAGGATCAGGTCAAGCTGAAACCGTCGGGCTATGTCGAGGTCGCCCCGAACTCGACTGCGACCTCGGTACCCGGCCTGTTTGCCGCCGGCGACGTCGCCGACGAGACCTATCGCCAGGCCGTGACGGCCGCCGGCCTCGGCTGCATGGCCGCACTCGAAGCCGAACGTTTCTTGGCCCTTCGCGCCAGCGAGCGCGCGGCAGCGGAATAG
- a CDS encoding 4-hydroxy-tetrahydrodipicolinate synthase has protein sequence MTGLRDQLHGLWLPLVTPFQDGALDERSLRRLTRHYGAQGIDGFILGATSGEGMTLRAAELERLVAVVREEMAAGGCNLPICLGLSGADTSRLQERLDETADWPIDGYLIASPFYVRPSQRGLLAHFEALADHAAWPIALYNIPYRCAVNITNQTMLRLAAHKNIIGLKDCGASREQSIALLRDRPKGFRVLTGEDANYLEALGDGADGGIMLSAHVETATFAAVYTEAKRGNHDAALARWNEVAELTRLLFAEPSPAPAKYWLWRAGLIDSPEVRLPMVEVSSELAATIDREIEQRMKVAA, from the coding sequence ATGACCGGACTTCGAGACCAATTGCACGGGCTGTGGCTGCCGCTGGTGACGCCGTTCCAGGACGGCGCGCTTGACGAGAGGTCGCTGCGACGGCTGACGCGGCACTACGGCGCGCAGGGCATCGACGGCTTCATCCTGGGCGCGACCTCGGGTGAAGGCATGACGCTGCGCGCGGCCGAGCTCGAACGTCTCGTCGCCGTGGTGCGCGAGGAGATGGCGGCCGGCGGCTGCAACCTGCCGATCTGCCTCGGGCTGTCGGGCGCGGACACCTCGCGCCTGCAAGAGCGCCTCGACGAGACCGCGGACTGGCCGATCGACGGCTACCTGATCGCCAGCCCCTTTTATGTGCGGCCGTCGCAGCGCGGCCTGCTGGCGCATTTCGAGGCGCTCGCCGACCATGCGGCATGGCCGATCGCGCTCTACAACATTCCCTATCGCTGCGCGGTCAACATCACCAACCAGACCATGCTGCGGCTCGCCGCGCACAAGAACATCATCGGGCTGAAGGATTGCGGCGCGAGCCGGGAGCAATCGATCGCGCTCTTGCGCGACCGGCCGAAGGGCTTTCGCGTGCTCACCGGCGAGGACGCCAATTATCTCGAGGCGCTCGGTGACGGCGCCGACGGCGGCATCATGCTGTCGGCCCATGTCGAGACCGCGACGTTCGCGGCCGTGTACACGGAGGCGAAGCGCGGCAATCACGATGCGGCGCTGGCGCGTTGGAACGAAGTGGCCGAGCTGACGCGGCTGTTGTTCGCCGAGCCGAGCCCCGCGCCGGCGAAGTACTGGCTGTGGCGAGCCGGCCTGATCGACAGCCCCGAGGTGCGCCTGCCGATGGTGGAAGTAAGCAGCGAGCTCGCGGCAACGATCGATCGGGAGATTGAGCAACGGATGAAGGTCGCGGCGTAG
- a CDS encoding Lrp/AsnC family transcriptional regulator, whose protein sequence is MSRNLDEIDLKILGEIQADGRITNVELAKRVGISPPPCLRRVRALEEEGYIHGYRGLLDARKLGFDVTVFAAVHLSSQAEADLRAFEEFVRAEPLVRECWMLSGEVDFILKCVAPDMATFQDFVTHLTAAPHVRNVRTSLVLHNSKYEAAVPLEVKGRR, encoded by the coding sequence GTGTCGCGGAACCTAGACGAGATCGACCTGAAAATTCTCGGCGAGATTCAGGCCGACGGTCGAATCACCAATGTCGAGCTGGCCAAGCGCGTCGGCATTTCGCCGCCCCCCTGCCTGCGCCGCGTCCGGGCGCTGGAGGAGGAGGGCTATATCCACGGCTATCGCGGCCTCCTGGACGCGCGCAAGCTGGGCTTCGACGTCACCGTTTTCGCCGCCGTGCACCTGTCCAGCCAGGCCGAGGCGGATCTGCGCGCGTTCGAGGAATTCGTCCGCGCCGAGCCCTTGGTGCGGGAATGCTGGATGCTTTCCGGCGAAGTCGATTTCATCCTGAAATGCGTCGCCCCCGACATGGCGACCTTCCAGGATTTCGTCACGCACCTGACGGCGGCGCCGCATGTCCGCAATGTGCGTACGTCATTGGTGCTGCACAATTCGAAATACGAGGCGGCCGTGCCGCTGGAGGTGAAGGGACGGCGGTAG
- a CDS encoding LysR family transcriptional regulator, which produces MPRTRDGFTDMDWDKLKVFHAAAEAGSFTHAGEQLGLSQSAVSRQVSALEQELSVSLFHRHARGLILTEQGDLLFRTAHDVFMQLQAARAKLTDSRERPSGDLKITTTPGVGINWLIPRLGEFTALYPEIRISLIVTDEELDLSMREADVAIRTRKPTQPDLIQRKLFAMGFHAYCSPEYIKRFGTPRTLEELDSHRIITLSDGNFAPHLQNRNWLIEAGRNGSGPREAYFKVNNILGLVRACAQGLGIAALPDYLVEEQSKLVQLFGESDSIQLDTYFVYPEELKTVARVQVFRDFVVSKAQRWPS; this is translated from the coding sequence ATGCCCCGAACACGCGACGGATTTACGGATATGGACTGGGACAAGCTGAAGGTGTTTCACGCCGCGGCGGAAGCGGGCAGCTTCACGCATGCGGGCGAGCAGCTCGGCCTGTCGCAATCGGCGGTGTCGCGCCAGGTCTCGGCACTGGAACAGGAGCTCTCGGTCTCGCTGTTCCACCGCCACGCCCGCGGCCTCATCCTCACCGAGCAGGGCGACCTGTTGTTCCGCACCGCGCATGACGTGTTCATGCAGCTGCAGGCGGCGCGCGCCAAGCTGACCGACAGCCGCGAGCGGCCGAGCGGCGATCTCAAGATCACCACCACGCCCGGCGTCGGGATCAACTGGCTGATTCCGCGGCTCGGCGAATTCACCGCGCTCTATCCCGAGATCCGCATCTCGCTGATCGTCACCGACGAGGAGCTCGATCTGTCGATGCGCGAGGCTGACGTCGCGATCCGCACCCGCAAGCCGACGCAGCCGGATCTCATCCAGCGCAAGCTGTTCGCGATGGGCTTCCACGCCTATTGCTCGCCGGAATACATCAAGCGCTTCGGCACGCCGCGCACGCTGGAGGAGCTCGACTCCCACCGCATCATCACGCTGTCGGACGGCAACTTCGCGCCGCACCTGCAGAACCGCAACTGGCTGATCGAAGCCGGTCGCAACGGCTCGGGTCCGCGCGAGGCCTATTTCAAGGTCAACAACATCCTCGGTCTCGTGCGCGCCTGCGCGCAGGGCCTCGGCATCGCCGCGCTGCCCGATTACCTGGTCGAGGAGCAGAGCAAGCTCGTGCAGCTGTTCGGCGAGTCTGATTCGATCCAGCTCGACACCTACTTCGTCTATCCCGAGGAGTTGAAGACGGTCGCGCGCGTGCAGGTGTTCCGCGACTTCGTGGTGAGCAAGGCGCAGCGCTGGCCGTCCTGA
- the carB gene encoding carbamoyl-phosphate synthase large subunit, whose amino-acid sequence MPKRTDITTILIIGAGPIVIGQACEFDYSGTQAVKTLKEEGYRIVLVNSNPATIMTDPELADATYIEPITPEIVAKIIEKERHVIPGGFALLPTMGGQTALNCALSLRRQGTLEKFEVEMIGATADAIDKAEDRQLFRNAMQKIGLQTPKSRLANASELKKSFRDKYLAEREKLSGAALEELDRQWTLGEGDRRKRYQEYALGQAMMALSEIGLPAIIRPSFTMGGTGGGIAYNKEEFLDIIERGLDASPTNEVLIEESVLGWKEYEMEVVRDKNDNCIIVCSIENLDPMGVHTGDSITVAPALTLTDKEYQIMRDASLAVLREIGVETGGSNVQFGVNPEDGRMVVIEMNPRVSRSSALASKATGFPIAKVAAKLAVGYTLDEIANDITGGATPASFEPTIDYVVTKVPRFAFEKFPGASTTLTTSMKSVGEVMAIGRTFQESLQKALRGLETGLTGLDEIEIEGLGRDDDKNAIRAALGTPTPNRILQVAQAMRLGWSNEDIFNSCKIDPWFLAEMRGIVEMEEKVRKNGLPGNAFGMRTLKAMGFSDARLAVLAETTEAEVRAKRHALGVHPVYKRIDTCAAEFASPTAYMYSTYEAPFAGLPADESTPSDKKKVIILGGGPNRIGQGIEFDYCCCHACFALHDAGYESIMVNCNPETVSTDYDTADRLYFEPLTAEDVLEIIAKERSKGTLHGVIVQFGGQTPLKLARALEAAEVPILGTSPDAIDLAEDRDRFKRVLDKLRLKQPKNGIAYSVEQARLVSADLGLPLVVRPSYVLGGRAMQIIREENQLNDYLLGTLPELVPADVKARYPNDKTGQINTVLGKNPLLFDRYLSDATEIDVDCLCDGKDTFIVGIMEHIEEAGIHSGDSACSLPPHSLDAKMIEELERQTRELALGLDVIGLMNVQYAIKDGEIYVLEVNPRASRTVPFVAKVIGTPVAKIAARIMAGEKLADFKLKKATLKHVGVKESVFPFARFPGVDTVLGPEMRSTGEVMGIDRSFAVAFAKSQLGGGTRVPRKGTVFVSVRESDKTRIADAVRELHSLGFKVLATSGTARFLTDQGIPTEKVNKVLEGRPHIVDAITNGDVQLVFNTTEGPQALADSRSLRRAALLHKVPYYTTLSGAVAAAQGIHAYLGGDLEVRTLQSYFSET is encoded by the coding sequence ATGCCCAAACGTACAGACATCACCACCATCCTGATCATCGGCGCCGGTCCCATCGTGATCGGCCAGGCCTGCGAGTTCGACTATTCGGGCACGCAGGCGGTGAAGACGCTGAAGGAAGAGGGCTATCGCATCGTCCTCGTCAATTCCAACCCGGCCACCATCATGACCGACCCGGAATTGGCCGATGCGACCTATATCGAGCCGATCACGCCCGAGATCGTCGCCAAGATCATCGAGAAGGAGCGTCACGTCATTCCCGGCGGCTTTGCGCTGCTGCCGACCATGGGTGGCCAGACCGCGCTGAACTGCGCGTTATCGCTGCGCCGGCAGGGCACGCTGGAGAAATTCGAGGTCGAGATGATCGGCGCCACCGCCGATGCCATCGACAAGGCCGAAGACCGCCAGCTGTTCCGCAACGCCATGCAGAAGATCGGGCTGCAGACGCCGAAGTCGCGGCTTGCCAACGCCTCCGAGCTCAAGAAGTCGTTCCGCGACAAATATCTCGCCGAACGCGAGAAGCTGTCGGGCGCGGCGCTCGAAGAGCTCGACCGGCAATGGACCCTCGGCGAGGGCGACCGCCGCAAGCGCTATCAGGAATATGCGCTGGGACAGGCGATGATGGCGCTGTCCGAGATCGGCCTGCCCGCGATCATCCGTCCCTCCTTCACCATGGGCGGCACCGGCGGCGGCATCGCCTACAACAAGGAAGAGTTCCTCGACATCATCGAGCGCGGCCTGGACGCGTCTCCGACCAACGAAGTGCTGATCGAAGAATCCGTGCTCGGCTGGAAAGAGTACGAGATGGAGGTGGTGCGCGACAAGAACGACAATTGCATCATCGTCTGCTCGATCGAGAACCTCGATCCGATGGGCGTGCACACCGGCGATTCCATCACGGTGGCGCCGGCGCTGACGCTGACCGACAAGGAATACCAGATCATGCGCGACGCCTCGCTGGCGGTGCTGCGCGAGATCGGGGTCGAGACCGGCGGCTCCAACGTGCAGTTCGGCGTCAATCCCGAGGACGGCCGCATGGTCGTCATCGAGATGAATCCGCGCGTGTCGCGCTCCTCCGCGCTGGCCTCGAAGGCCACCGGCTTTCCGATCGCCAAGGTCGCCGCCAAGCTCGCGGTCGGCTACACGCTCGACGAGATCGCCAACGACATCACCGGCGGTGCCACCCCGGCCTCGTTCGAGCCGACCATCGACTACGTGGTCACCAAGGTGCCGCGTTTTGCCTTCGAGAAATTCCCGGGCGCCTCGACCACGCTGACCACCTCGATGAAGTCGGTCGGCGAAGTCATGGCGATCGGCCGCACCTTCCAGGAAAGCCTGCAGAAAGCCCTGCGCGGGCTCGAGACCGGATTGACCGGCCTCGACGAGATCGAGATCGAGGGCCTCGGCCGCGACGACGACAAGAACGCGATCCGTGCCGCGCTCGGCACGCCGACGCCGAATCGCATTCTCCAGGTCGCCCAGGCCATGCGGCTCGGCTGGTCGAACGAGGACATCTTCAACTCCTGCAAGATCGATCCGTGGTTCCTCGCCGAGATGCGCGGCATCGTCGAGATGGAGGAGAAGGTCAGGAAGAACGGCCTGCCTGGCAACGCCTTCGGCATGCGCACCCTGAAGGCCATGGGCTTCTCCGACGCGCGGCTCGCCGTGCTGGCCGAGACGACGGAGGCCGAGGTCAGGGCGAAGCGCCACGCGCTCGGCGTTCACCCGGTGTACAAGCGCATCGACACCTGCGCGGCCGAGTTTGCCTCGCCGACCGCCTACATGTACTCGACCTATGAGGCGCCGTTCGCCGGCCTGCCCGCGGACGAGAGCACGCCGTCCGACAAGAAGAAGGTCATCATTCTCGGCGGCGGTCCCAACCGCATCGGCCAGGGCATCGAGTTCGACTATTGCTGCTGTCACGCCTGCTTCGCGCTGCACGACGCCGGCTACGAATCCATTATGGTCAACTGCAATCCGGAGACGGTGTCGACCGACTACGACACCGCCGACCGGCTCTATTTCGAGCCGCTCACCGCCGAGGACGTGCTGGAGATCATCGCCAAGGAACGCAGCAAGGGCACGCTGCACGGCGTGATCGTGCAGTTCGGCGGCCAGACGCCGCTGAAGCTGGCGCGCGCGCTGGAAGCCGCCGAAGTGCCGATCCTCGGCACATCGCCCGACGCCATCGACCTCGCCGAGGACCGCGACCGCTTCAAGCGCGTGCTCGACAAGCTTCGCCTCAAGCAGCCGAAGAACGGCATCGCCTATTCGGTCGAGCAGGCCCGCCTCGTCTCCGCCGATCTCGGCCTGCCGCTGGTGGTGCGCCCGTCCTACGTGCTCGGCGGCCGCGCCATGCAGATCATTCGCGAGGAGAACCAGCTCAACGACTATCTGCTCGGCACGCTGCCGGAGCTGGTGCCGGCCGACGTCAAGGCGCGCTATCCGAACGACAAGACCGGGCAGATCAATACCGTGCTGGGCAAGAACCCGCTGCTGTTCGACCGCTATCTGTCGGACGCCACGGAAATCGACGTCGACTGCCTCTGCGACGGGAAGGACACCTTCATCGTCGGCATCATGGAGCACATCGAGGAAGCCGGCATCCATTCCGGCGACAGCGCCTGCTCGCTGCCGCCGCACTCGCTCGATGCGAAAATGATCGAGGAGCTGGAGCGGCAGACCCGCGAGCTCGCCCTCGGCCTCGACGTCATCGGCCTGATGAACGTGCAATACGCCATCAAGGATGGCGAGATCTATGTGCTCGAGGTCAATCCGCGCGCCTCGCGCACCGTGCCGTTCGTCGCCAAGGTGATCGGCACGCCGGTCGCCAAGATCGCCGCGCGCATCATGGCCGGCGAGAAGCTCGCCGATTTCAAGCTGAAGAAGGCGACGCTCAAGCACGTCGGCGTCAAGGAATCGGTCTTCCCGTTCGCACGCTTCCCCGGCGTCGACACCGTGCTCGGGCCCGAGATGCGCTCGACCGGCGAGGTCATGGGCATCGACCGCTCGTTTGCGGTGGCCTTCGCCAAGAGTCAGCTCGGCGGCGGCACGCGGGTGCCGCGCAAGGGCACGGTGTTCGTCTCGGTGCGCGAAAGCGACAAGACGCGCATTGCGGATGCCGTCCGCGAATTGCATTCGCTCGGCTTCAAGGTGCTGGCGACCTCGGGCACGGCGCGCTTCCTGACCGACCAGGGCATCCCGACCGAGAAGGTGAACAAGGTGCTGGAGGGGCGGCCGCACATCGTCGATGCCATCACCAATGGCGACGTCCAGCTCGTCTTCAACACCACCGAAGGCCCGCAGGCGCTGGCCGACAGCCGTTCGCTGCGGCGCGCGGCCCTCTTGCATAAAGTGCCATATTACACCACTCTTTCCGGGGCCGTGGCGGCCGCGCAGGGCATCCACGCCTATCTGGGCGGGGACCTTGAGGTTCGTACCCTGCAGAGCTACTTTTCGGAAACCTGA